The genomic region ACATGCGGTCTACGTCGATCAAAGTATTCCTGAATCGACCATAGTCCAACACGCGGGTAGCGCTCCGCTCCTATCACCACATTGCCCATCCTAGCAACGTCGCTTTGTGCACTTGGAGTAGAAACAGCTTCTAGCGTGATAAACAGGCCAAGGGCGGCATCTTCCATACCTACCACGCCTATGAAGTCGCGCAATTGCGATAGCGAGAAGTGTCCGCTTTTGACTTGTGCCAACACTAGCCTTGACTTCGTATTGTCCGGCTCTACAAGCATCATGCCACGTCCGTCTATGCCGCCGTCTCCTGTCTTTCTTTTGTTCGGCACCAATCCAGGCACCAAGTAAATTGCCCAGGATTCGAAGTCGAAGCGATTGAGTTCCGCAAGCCGTCTAGCTGAGGCAAGGTCTGCGGGAATACCCTCAATGTGAGCTGTCACGCCTAGCGGCTTCAAGCGATACTCTTGCACGAGGTCTATGGCAAAAGAGGATATGTCTACACCTACCCAACGTCTACCTAATTGCTCGGCTGCGTCAATGGTGGTTCCGCATCCTGCAAAGGGGTCTAGGATAAGATCACCAGGGTTGGAGCTAGCTTTGATGATGCGAGCCAGCAAGTCGCGGGGCTTCTGTGTCGGGTAGCCTAGACGCTCTTTGGCTTGTGAGTTCACTGGTGGAATGTCGAACCATACATCGGTGGTCGGTTTTCCAGGTGTGTCTTCAAGGTAACGCTTATAGCGAGGCATGTTGTTTCTTGTGAAGACTATCCGACCTTTGGTCATGAGATCGTCAATCTTGTTTTGATCCCATGCCCAATGACGCCCAGGAGGGGGATCAAGTAGCCTATTGCCAAATCTTCGAGCCGGGCCTGACCCAGACCCGTGTGCAGCGACAAGCTGATAACGTCTTCCATCTTCATCTACGAGTCTGTAGTGACTCTCAATGTAGCTCGGATCATGGGGTTGGTATTGAGGATTCCACTGCACCTTTCCGGTCTTAGAATAGTAAAGGATCGTA from Chloroflexota bacterium harbors:
- a CDS encoding DNA methyltransferase — translated: MTPQTLYYGDCLDWMRKWPSECVDLIYLDPPFNSNTDYNILFGTENNVPAQMRAFTDTWHWDDKAAERTNAVLNAVAHPAHQVIHGLHVMLGESGMLAYLTYMAERLTEMQRLLKPTGSIYLHCDPYASHYLKAVMDSVFGNGNFRREVIWQRSLSHGGASNYNSVHDTILYYSKTGKVQWNPQYQPHDPSYIESHYRLVDEDGRRYQLVAAHGSGSGPARRFGNRLLDPPPGRHWAWDQNKIDDLMTKGRIVFTRNNMPRYKRYLEDTPGKPTTDVWFDIPPVNSQAKERLGYPTQKPRDLLARIIKASSNPGDLILDPFAGCGTTIDAAEQLGRRWVGVDISSFAIDLVQEYRLKPLGVTAHIEGIPADLASARRLAELNRFDFESWAIYLVPGLVPNKRKTGDGGIDGRGMMLVEPDNTKSRLVLAQVKSGHFSLSQLRDFIGVVGMEDAALGLFITLEAVSTPSAQSDVARMGNVVIGAERYPRVGLWSIQEYFDRRRPHVPPMLDPFTGKPMTQPGLPQMEYTL